In Crinalium epipsammum PCC 9333, the following are encoded in one genomic region:
- a CDS encoding ABC transporter ATP-binding protein — MLNIENLSKSYGKRSVLQDLTLHIEAGEIYGLLGSNGAGKTTTINILCNLLSADSGKIAINNKPVSEATKPLIGVAPQENLLYKALSCEENLNFFARIYGLSNQERRKQVQLSLEAVNLADRAKSPVETLSGGMQRRLNIATAIVHHPKLLILDEPTTGLDIEARYEIWELIRQLQSQGMTILLTTHLLEEAERLCQRIGILKNGRIVAEGTLAELRQLIPAQEIIIVQTEDKASAIACAQYYGFSTRHYGNDLAFLLTEHLELKEIIDRFDGISLDSISRQQVRLEHIYIEVTQS, encoded by the coding sequence GTGTTAAATATAGAAAATTTGAGCAAATCTTACGGAAAAAGATCAGTTTTACAAGATTTAACTCTGCATATTGAAGCTGGAGAAATTTATGGTTTATTAGGATCGAATGGTGCAGGAAAGACGACAACTATAAATATTTTATGTAATTTGCTCAGTGCAGATAGTGGCAAGATTGCTATCAATAACAAACCTGTATCTGAAGCAACTAAACCGTTAATTGGGGTTGCACCACAAGAAAATTTACTTTATAAAGCTTTATCTTGTGAAGAAAACTTGAATTTTTTTGCTCGAATTTACGGGTTATCAAATCAAGAACGGCGTAAACAAGTACAACTAAGTTTAGAGGCTGTTAATTTAGCTGATAGGGCTAAAAGTCCTGTAGAAACTCTTAGTGGTGGAATGCAGCGACGGTTAAATATTGCTACGGCAATTGTGCATCATCCTAAGTTATTGATTTTAGATGAACCAACAACTGGGTTAGATATAGAAGCGCGTTATGAAATTTGGGAATTAATTCGTCAGTTACAAAGTCAAGGAATGACTATTTTGCTAACGACGCATTTGTTGGAAGAAGCAGAGCGTTTGTGTCAACGCATTGGTATTCTTAAAAATGGTCGGATTGTAGCAGAAGGTACTTTAGCAGAATTACGCCAACTGATTCCGGCACAAGAAATTATTATTGTTCAAACAGAGGATAAAGCAAGTGCGATCGCTTGCGCCCAATATTATGGTTTTAGTACTCGGCATTATGGTAACGATTTAGCATTTTTGCTTACAGAGCATTTAGAACTTAAAGAAATTATTGATCGCTTTGATGGCATTAGTTTAGATTCAATCTCCCGGCAGCAAGTGCGTTTAGAACATATATATATAGAAGTTACACAGAGTTAA